The Pseudomonas kermanshahensis genome includes a window with the following:
- a CDS encoding aminoglycoside phosphotransferase family protein: MPDHDVRLQQLTVWLDEQLNNLFLKNAWGEVPAGSLTAASSDASFRRYFRWQGAGRSFVIMDAPPPQENCRPFVAIDHLLASAGVHVPVIHAEDLERGFLLLGDLGHQTYLDIIDADNADALFSDAIDALLAFQRLPMDAPLPSYDDALLRREVELFPEWYVGRALGLTLTEAQQATWQRVSQALIDSALAQPKVLVHRDYMPRNLMQSTPNPGVLDFQDAVYGPVTYDITCLFKDAFLSWPQARVEAWLRDYWQKAQAAGIPVQADFEAFHRASDLMGVQRHLKVIGIFARICHRDGKPRYLTDVPRFFAYIDEVIKRRPELAELGELIAELQAGARA; encoded by the coding sequence ATGCCTGATCACGATGTACGCTTGCAACAACTGACTGTCTGGCTCGATGAGCAGCTCAACAATCTTTTTCTGAAAAACGCCTGGGGCGAAGTGCCAGCAGGTAGCCTGACGGCCGCCAGTAGCGATGCGAGCTTCCGTCGCTACTTCCGCTGGCAGGGCGCTGGGCGCAGTTTCGTGATCATGGACGCCCCGCCGCCGCAGGAGAACTGCCGACCGTTCGTCGCCATCGATCACCTGCTGGCCAGTGCGGGTGTGCATGTGCCGGTAATCCATGCCGAAGACCTGGAGCGCGGTTTCCTGCTGCTGGGCGACCTGGGCCATCAGACATACCTGGACATCATTGATGCCGACAACGCCGATGCCCTGTTCAGTGACGCCATCGATGCGCTGCTGGCGTTCCAGCGCCTGCCGATGGACGCGCCACTGCCGAGCTACGACGATGCCCTGCTGCGCCGTGAAGTCGAACTGTTCCCGGAATGGTACGTCGGGCGCGCGCTTGGCTTGACCCTCACCGAAGCCCAGCAAGCCACCTGGCAGCGTGTGAGCCAGGCGCTGATCGACAGTGCCCTGGCCCAGCCCAAGGTGCTGGTGCACCGCGACTACATGCCGCGCAACCTGATGCAGAGCACGCCAAACCCAGGCGTGCTGGACTTCCAGGACGCCGTCTATGGCCCGGTCACCTATGACATCACCTGCCTGTTCAAGGATGCCTTCCTCAGCTGGCCACAGGCCCGTGTCGAAGCCTGGCTGCGGGATTACTGGCAAAAGGCGCAGGCGGCCGGCATTCCGGTACAGGCCGACTTCGAGGCGTTCCACCGTGCCAGCGACCTGATGGGCGTGCAGCGCCACCTCAAGGTCATCGGTATTTTCGCCCGCATCTGCCACCGCGACGGTAAGCCACGTTACCTGACAGACGTCCCGCGCTTCTTCGCCTATATAGATGAAGTGATCAAGCGCCGCCCCGAGTTGGCGGAGCTAGGTGAACTGATCGCGGAACTCCAGGCCGGAGCGCGTGCATGA
- the murU gene encoding N-acetylmuramate alpha-1-phosphate uridylyltransferase MurU, producing MKAMILAAGKGERMRPLTLHTPKPLVPVAGQPLIEYHLRALAAAGITEVVINHAWLGQQIEDHLGNGSRFGLSIRYSPEGEPLETGGGIFKALPLLGEAPFLLINGDVWTDYDFARLQAPLAGLAHLVLVDNPGHHGRGDFRLVAQQVVDGDDAPGTLTFSGLSVLDPALFAGCQPGAFKLAPLLRQAMAQGKVSGEHYRGHWVDVGTLERLAQAERLIGERA from the coding sequence ATGAAGGCGATGATCCTGGCGGCAGGCAAGGGCGAGCGCATGCGCCCTTTGACCTTGCATACCCCCAAACCCCTGGTGCCGGTCGCCGGTCAGCCGTTGATCGAATACCACCTGCGCGCCTTGGCGGCTGCGGGTATTACCGAGGTGGTGATCAACCATGCCTGGCTCGGCCAGCAGATCGAAGACCACCTGGGCAATGGCAGCCGCTTCGGCCTGAGCATCCGCTATTCACCCGAGGGCGAGCCGCTTGAAACCGGTGGCGGGATCTTCAAGGCGCTGCCGTTGTTGGGTGAGGCGCCGTTTCTGCTGATCAATGGTGACGTCTGGACCGACTACGATTTCGCTCGCCTGCAAGCGCCGCTTGCGGGCCTGGCGCATCTGGTGCTGGTCGACAACCCTGGCCATCACGGCCGTGGCGACTTCCGCCTGGTAGCCCAGCAGGTCGTGGATGGCGACGACGCACCGGGTACCCTGACCTTCAGTGGCCTGTCGGTGCTGGACCCAGCGTTGTTCGCCGGTTGCCAGCCGGGTGCTTTCAAGTTGGCGCCCCTGCTGCGTCAGGCCATGGCGCAGGGCAAGGTCAGTGGTGAGCACTACCGTGGCCATTGGGTCGACGTCGGTACGCTCGAGCGCCTGGCGCAGGCTGAACGCCTGATCGGCGAGCGCGCCTGA
- a CDS encoding TerB family tellurite resistance protein: protein MWWPSTVIGAGAGFAVASIPGALLGALVGQAMDRRLQVRGWEDLRERLGGRPALRDEELLFVLLGRLAKCDGRVAEQHIQQARQEMVRLDLADAARLRAIAAFNRGKAGKDRLAGHLRRIREQPHAAEGTLRACWRMVWADGKVGAKERDLLLDWGQKLGLSRRQVQALSLEYEPRKSGLDGGTMTYAAAMRLLAVEADTEGDKVKQAYRRLVSRHHPDKLAGSGATDAQVRAATERTRELHQAYALIRKRRGL from the coding sequence ATGTGGTGGCCAAGCACGGTGATTGGTGCCGGTGCCGGTTTTGCCGTCGCCAGCATCCCGGGCGCCCTGCTCGGTGCCCTGGTAGGGCAGGCCATGGACCGGCGCCTGCAGGTGCGCGGCTGGGAGGACCTGCGCGAGCGCTTGGGCGGGCGCCCGGCCTTGCGTGACGAAGAATTGCTGTTCGTGCTGCTGGGCAGGCTGGCCAAGTGCGATGGCCGGGTTGCCGAGCAACATATCCAGCAGGCACGCCAAGAGATGGTGCGCCTGGACCTGGCCGACGCGGCCCGGCTGCGGGCCATTGCCGCGTTCAACCGCGGCAAGGCCGGCAAGGACCGACTGGCCGGCCACCTGCGTCGTATCCGCGAGCAGCCGCATGCCGCCGAGGGGACCTTGCGCGCCTGTTGGCGCATGGTCTGGGCCGACGGCAAGGTCGGCGCCAAAGAGCGCGACTTGCTGTTGGACTGGGGGCAGAAGCTGGGCTTGAGCCGGCGGCAGGTGCAAGCCCTGTCGTTGGAGTACGAACCGCGCAAGTCCGGGCTGGACGGCGGCACCATGACCTATGCGGCAGCCATGCGCCTGCTGGCCGTGGAGGCAGATACCGAGGGCGACAAGGTCAAGCAGGCATATCGCCGGCTGGTTAGCCGTCATCACCCGGACAAGCTGGCGGGCAGCGGTGCCACGGATGCCCAGGTGCGTGCAGCGACCGAGCGGACCCGGGAGTTGCATCAGGCGTATGCGCTGATTCGCAAGCGGCGGGGGTTGTAG
- a CDS encoding alpha/beta hydrolase family protein, which yields MSTLYRTTLAMCCLASILPLGAMAADAEKPPTTAEAPPAEATRPPLLERSQEDALALERLVPKAEQQTLQAGAESFLALWKPANSSDPKGAVILVPGAGETADWPNAVGPLRRKFPDVGWHSLSVSLPDLLIDSPQARVEAKPAAAPAKDEGETAPAKDTPTDANANVAQATAADPDTAESTDAAQASEQNDPADAERIFARLDAAVAYAQQHDSRSIVLIGHGSGAYWAARYLSEKQPAQVQKLVMIAAQTPARVEHDLESLAPTLKVPTADVYYATRTGDRRAAELRLQASKRQKDSQFRQLSLIAMPGNKAAEQEQLFRRVRGWMNPQE from the coding sequence ATGTCCACACTTTATCGCACGACGCTGGCAATGTGCTGCCTAGCCTCGATCCTTCCGCTTGGGGCCATGGCCGCCGACGCTGAAAAACCACCGACCACCGCCGAAGCCCCACCGGCCGAAGCCACCCGCCCGCCCCTGCTGGAACGCAGTCAGGAAGACGCCCTGGCCCTGGAGCGCCTGGTGCCCAAGGCCGAGCAGCAAACCCTGCAGGCGGGTGCCGAAAGCTTCCTGGCCCTGTGGAAGCCGGCCAACAGCAGCGACCCCAAAGGTGCGGTGATCCTCGTGCCCGGTGCCGGTGAAACGGCCGACTGGCCGAACGCCGTCGGCCCGTTGCGGCGCAAGTTCCCCGATGTGGGCTGGCACAGCCTCAGCGTCAGCCTGCCCGACCTGCTTATCGATAGCCCGCAGGCGCGTGTCGAAGCCAAGCCCGCAGCGGCCCCTGCCAAGGACGAGGGCGAAACAGCGCCCGCCAAAGACACACCGACCGATGCCAACGCCAACGTCGCCCAGGCGACTGCCGCCGACCCCGACACAGCAGAAAGCACCGATGCCGCACAGGCCAGCGAGCAGAATGACCCGGCCGACGCCGAGCGTATCTTCGCCCGCCTCGACGCGGCGGTGGCTTACGCGCAACAGCATGACTCACGCAGCATCGTGCTGATCGGCCATGGCAGTGGCGCGTACTGGGCAGCCCGCTACCTGAGCGAGAAACAACCCGCGCAGGTGCAAAAGCTGGTGATGATCGCCGCGCAGACGCCGGCACGGGTGGAACATGACCTGGAAAGCCTCGCGCCGACCCTCAAGGTGCCGACCGCCGACGTGTATTACGCCACCCGCACGGGCGATCGCCGTGCAGCGGAACTGCGCTTGCAGGCCAGCAAACGGCAGAAGGACAGCCAGTTCCGCCAGTTGTCGCTGATTGCCATGCCCGGTAACAAAGCTGCTGAACAGGAACAGTTGTTCCGCCGGGTGCGCGGGTGGATGAACCCGCAAGAGTGA
- a CDS encoding PAS domain-containing sensor histidine kinase, whose amino-acid sequence MKRMRRLLVIGCLWLPLIALARPEAVPSVALEPAQQQWLDTHRSLRVGLVLQAPYAQFDRRLQQLYGANVELVNALAQALRLDLTWRNFADQASLEHALQAGEIDFAPGLTQTPASLRLWLFSDPYMRVPQLVVGPRTGAMAVELEKLEPDQRVAVRMPSPLADYLRSNYGTLNLQGVPNEREALQLVVGGQASYAVLDEAQLSRLSRESEFGELAVVGDIGLPQLLRVGSRRDWPLLADVLERGLQAMPAKALEQLHQRWLQPKYPRLSESAGFWQNLAMLFGMLLLCALVTLIWQRRQQRQLERSLLATRENLAERQVREEALRLSQFAIDQSTVGILWVNWDSHVRYANHAAERMLGYGEGALLERPLSDFEPNLNMDRWLELWRGARAGEGGVGQFETHCQRADLSVLPVELSLSFLRFRDAEYLVVYIADVTERHRALAALRESEARLKGIAGNVPGLVFRLERDPAEGDLEFPYISEGSEALVGYAPAEIQHPQMGLRNLVHPEDRSDYHRVQDLALASNQDWSWQGRILTRQGEQRWADIKASTRRLADGRVVWDGIVWDITQGKRAELALARSQEQLRELSAHLESVREEEKARIAREVHDELGQMLTVLKLEVSMCELAFAELDPGLNERLSSMKRLIAQLFQLVRDVATALRPPILDAGIASAIEWQARRFEARTQIPCLVQVPDNLPALSDAKATGLFRILQEALTNVMRHAQAHSVEIELVREAGQLRMTVSDDGTGFCRDQTRPTSFGLVGVRERVLMLGGSMTLDSEPGEGTSLSVAIPLE is encoded by the coding sequence ATGAAGCGAATGCGTCGCCTGTTGGTTATCGGCTGCTTGTGGCTGCCCTTGATCGCCTTGGCAAGGCCTGAAGCCGTGCCGAGCGTTGCCCTTGAACCCGCGCAACAGCAGTGGTTGGACACCCACCGCAGCCTGCGCGTCGGCCTGGTGCTGCAAGCGCCTTATGCGCAGTTCGACCGGCGCTTGCAGCAACTGTACGGGGCCAACGTCGAGTTGGTGAACGCGTTGGCGCAGGCACTGAGGCTGGACCTCACCTGGCGCAACTTTGCTGACCAGGCCAGCCTCGAGCACGCGTTGCAGGCCGGTGAAATCGATTTTGCCCCCGGCCTTACACAAACCCCGGCAAGCCTGCGCCTGTGGCTGTTCAGCGACCCGTACATGCGCGTGCCGCAGCTGGTGGTCGGCCCACGCACAGGCGCCATGGCCGTCGAGCTTGAAAAACTCGAACCCGATCAGCGCGTCGCGGTGCGCATGCCCAGCCCGTTGGCAGACTACCTGCGCAGCAACTACGGCACGCTCAACCTGCAGGGCGTGCCCAACGAGCGCGAGGCCTTGCAGTTGGTCGTGGGTGGCCAGGCCAGCTACGCGGTGCTCGATGAAGCCCAGCTCAGCCGCCTGTCGCGTGAAAGCGAGTTCGGCGAGCTGGCGGTGGTTGGCGATATTGGCCTGCCGCAGCTGCTGCGGGTGGGTTCGCGGCGCGACTGGCCGTTGCTGGCCGACGTGCTTGAACGTGGCCTGCAGGCCATGCCGGCCAAGGCCTTGGAACAACTTCACCAACGCTGGTTGCAACCCAAGTACCCACGCTTGAGCGAGTCGGCAGGCTTCTGGCAAAACCTCGCCATGCTGTTTGGCATGTTGTTGCTGTGTGCGCTGGTCACGTTGATCTGGCAGCGCCGCCAGCAGCGCCAACTGGAACGTAGCCTGCTGGCCACCCGTGAGAACCTGGCTGAGCGCCAAGTGCGTGAAGAGGCGCTGCGGCTGAGCCAGTTCGCCATCGACCAGAGCACCGTGGGCATTTTGTGGGTCAATTGGGACAGCCATGTCCGTTATGCCAACCATGCCGCAGAGCGCATGCTGGGCTATGGTGAGGGCGCGTTGCTGGAACGCCCGCTGAGCGACTTCGAGCCAAACTTGAACATGGACCGTTGGCTGGAGCTTTGGCGCGGCGCGCGGGCGGGCGAAGGGGGTGTGGGGCAATTCGAGACCCACTGCCAGCGCGCCGACCTCAGCGTGTTGCCGGTGGAGCTTTCGTTAAGCTTCCTGCGTTTTCGTGATGCCGAGTACCTGGTGGTGTACATCGCTGATGTCACTGAGCGCCACCGCGCACTGGCAGCGCTGCGCGAAAGTGAAGCGCGCCTTAAAGGCATCGCCGGCAACGTGCCGGGGCTGGTGTTCCGGCTGGAACGTGACCCGGCCGAAGGCGACCTGGAGTTCCCCTACATTAGCGAAGGCAGCGAGGCCTTGGTCGGCTACGCACCTGCCGAAATCCAGCACCCGCAGATGGGGCTGCGCAACCTGGTGCACCCCGAAGACCGCAGCGACTATCACCGGGTGCAGGACCTGGCCTTGGCCAGCAACCAGGACTGGTCCTGGCAAGGGCGCATCCTCACGCGCCAGGGTGAACAGCGTTGGGCCGACATCAAGGCCAGTACCCGGCGCCTGGCCGATGGCCGGGTGGTGTGGGACGGTATCGTCTGGGACATCACCCAGGGCAAGCGGGCAGAACTGGCGTTGGCGCGCTCCCAAGAGCAACTGCGCGAACTCTCGGCGCACCTGGAGAGCGTGCGCGAAGAAGAAAAGGCCCGCATCGCCCGCGAAGTGCATGATGAGCTGGGGCAGATGCTGACCGTGCTCAAGCTCGAAGTCTCGATGTGTGAGCTGGCCTTTGCCGAGCTGGACCCAGGCCTTAACGAGCGTTTGTCGAGCATGAAGCGCCTGATCGCGCAGCTGTTCCAGCTGGTGCGCGACGTGGCCACGGCATTGCGCCCGCCCATTCTCGACGCTGGTATCGCCTCGGCCATCGAGTGGCAAGCACGGCGTTTCGAGGCGCGTACACAGATTCCCTGCCTGGTGCAGGTACCGGATAATCTGCCAGCATTGAGTGATGCCAAGGCGACCGGGCTGTTTCGTATCCTTCAGGAGGCGCTGACCAATGTCATGCGCCATGCCCAGGCGCACAGCGTAGAGATCGAACTGGTGCGTGAAGCGGGGCAATTGCGCATGACCGTCAGCGACGACGGCACGGGTTTTTGCCGCGATCAGACCCGGCCCACCTCGTTCGGCCTGGTGGGCGTGCGTGAGCGCGTGCTGATGCTGGGGGGCAGCATGACGCTGGACAGTGAACCGGGCGAGGGCACCAGCCTGAGCGTGGCCATTCCGTTGGAGTAG
- a CDS encoding response regulator transcription factor, with amino-acid sequence MVIRVLVAEDHTIVREGIKQLIGLAKDMQVVGEAGNGEQLLEALRHMPCEVVLLDISMPGVSGLEAIPRIRALNDPPAILMLSMHDEAQMAARALKAGAAGYATKDSDPALLLTAIRRVAGGGRYIDPALADRMVFEVGLTESRPLHTLLSEREFSVFERLAQGANVNDIAQQLALSSKTISTHKARLMQKLKVNSLAELVKYAMEHKLV; translated from the coding sequence ATCGTGATTCGAGTGCTGGTGGCGGAAGACCACACCATTGTCCGTGAAGGCATCAAGCAATTGATTGGCCTGGCCAAGGACATGCAAGTGGTGGGCGAGGCCGGCAATGGCGAGCAGTTGCTCGAAGCCTTGCGCCATATGCCGTGTGAAGTGGTGTTGCTGGATATCTCGATGCCCGGCGTCAGCGGCCTTGAGGCCATCCCCAGAATCCGCGCCCTGAACGACCCTCCGGCGATCCTGATGTTGTCGATGCATGACGAGGCGCAGATGGCGGCGCGGGCGCTCAAGGCCGGTGCCGCAGGTTATGCCACCAAGGACAGTGACCCTGCCTTATTGCTGACCGCTATTCGGCGGGTGGCCGGGGGCGGGCGCTATATCGACCCAGCGTTGGCCGACCGCATGGTCTTCGAGGTGGGCCTGACCGAGTCCCGGCCGTTGCACACCCTGCTCTCGGAGCGGGAGTTTTCGGTGTTCGAGCGCCTGGCCCAGGGCGCCAACGTCAACGACATTGCCCAGCAACTGGCGCTGTCGAGCAAGACCATCAGTACCCACAAGGCGCGGTTGATGCAGAAGCTCAAGGTGAACTCGCTGGCGGAACTGGTGAAGTACGCCATGGAGCACAAGCTGGTCTGA
- a CDS encoding ABC transporter ATP-binding protein, whose product MSEANSNAATSETLVSFRGVQKSYDGESLIVKDLNLDIRKGEFLTLLGPSGSGKTTSLMMLAGFETPTAGEIQLAGRSINNVPPHKRDIGMVFQNYALFPHMTVAENLAFPLTVRNLSKTDISERVKRVLNMVQLNAFAKRYPGQLSGGQQQRVALARALVFEPQLVLMDEPLGALDKQLREHMQMEIKHIHQRLGVTVVYVTHDQGEALTMSDRVAVFHQGEIQQIADPRTLYEKPCNTFVANFIGENNRINGTLLASDGHRCQVQLARGERVEALAVNVGQAGEPVTLSIRPERVRLNGHSENCVNRFSGRVAEFIYLGDHVRVRLEVCGKADFFVKQPIAELDPALAVGDVVPLGWEVEHARALDPIAEAH is encoded by the coding sequence ATGAGCGAGGCGAATTCGAACGCTGCAACCAGCGAAACGCTGGTCAGCTTCCGTGGTGTGCAGAAGAGCTACGACGGCGAGTCGCTGATCGTCAAAGACCTCAACCTGGACATCCGCAAGGGCGAGTTCCTCACCTTGCTCGGCCCGTCCGGCTCGGGCAAGACCACCAGCCTGATGATGCTGGCCGGTTTCGAAACCCCCACCGCCGGCGAGATCCAGCTGGCCGGGCGTTCGATCAACAACGTGCCGCCGCACAAGCGCGACATCGGCATGGTGTTCCAGAACTACGCGCTGTTCCCACACATGACCGTGGCCGAAAACCTGGCCTTCCCGCTGACCGTGCGCAACCTGAGCAAGACCGACATCAGCGAGCGGGTCAAGCGTGTGCTCAACATGGTGCAGCTCAATGCCTTTGCCAAACGCTACCCCGGCCAGCTGTCCGGTGGCCAGCAGCAGCGGGTGGCCCTGGCGCGGGCCTTGGTGTTTGAGCCACAGCTGGTGCTGATGGACGAACCCCTGGGCGCACTCGACAAGCAGCTGCGTGAACACATGCAGATGGAGATCAAGCATATCCACCAGCGCCTGGGGGTGACTGTGGTGTATGTGACCCACGACCAGGGTGAGGCGCTGACCATGTCTGACCGGGTGGCGGTGTTCCACCAGGGCGAAATCCAGCAGATCGCCGACCCACGCACCCTCTATGAAAAGCCGTGCAACACCTTCGTCGCCAACTTCATCGGTGAGAACAACCGCATCAACGGCACCCTGCTGGCCAGTGATGGCCATCGCTGCCAGGTGCAACTGGCGCGGGGCGAGCGGGTCGAGGCGCTGGCGGTGAATGTCGGCCAGGCCGGCGAGCCGGTGACCTTGTCGATCCGCCCGGAACGGGTGCGCCTCAATGGCCACAGCGAAAATTGCGTCAACCGCTTCTCTGGCCGTGTGGCCGAGTTCATTTACCTGGGCGACCACGTACGTGTGCGCCTGGAAGTCTGTGGCAAGGCCGACTTCTTCGTGAAGCAGCCGATCGCCGAGCTCGACCCGGCACTGGCCGTGGGCGATGTGGTACCGCTGGGCTGGGAGGTGGAGCACGCCCGCGCGCTCGATCCGATTGCCGAAGCCCATTGA
- a CDS encoding ABC transporter substrate-binding protein, which yields MHKQLKLTALALGLFAAGQAMAADLTVISFGGANKAAQVKAFYEPWEKAGNGKIVAGEYNGEMAKVKAMVDTKSVSWNLVEVESPELSRGCDEGMFEELDPALFGDAADYVPGAIQQCGVGFFVWSTVLAYNADKLKTAPTSWADFWDTKQFPGKRGLRKGAKYTMEFALMADGVAPKDVYKVLATKEGQDRAFKKLDELKPSIQWWEAGAQPPQFLASGDVVMSSAYNGRIAAVQKESNLKVVWNGGIYDFDAWAIPKGAKNVEEAKKFIAYSVQPEQQKTYSENIAYGPANTKAVSLLSDEVKKDMPTTPENIANQVQIDVAFWADNSEQLEQRFNAWAAKK from the coding sequence ATGCACAAGCAGTTGAAACTGACCGCCCTGGCCCTAGGGCTGTTCGCCGCTGGCCAGGCCATGGCGGCCGACCTGACCGTGATCTCTTTCGGTGGCGCCAACAAGGCCGCCCAGGTCAAGGCGTTCTACGAGCCTTGGGAAAAAGCGGGTAACGGCAAGATCGTCGCCGGTGAGTACAACGGTGAAATGGCCAAGGTCAAGGCCATGGTCGACACCAAGAGCGTGTCCTGGAACCTGGTGGAAGTCGAGTCGCCAGAGCTGTCCCGCGGTTGCGACGAGGGCATGTTCGAAGAACTCGACCCTGCGCTGTTCGGCGATGCAGCCGACTATGTGCCGGGTGCCATCCAGCAATGCGGCGTGGGCTTCTTCGTCTGGTCGACGGTACTGGCCTACAACGCCGACAAGCTCAAGACTGCGCCTACCAGTTGGGCCGATTTCTGGGACACCAAGCAGTTCCCGGGCAAGCGTGGCCTGCGCAAAGGTGCCAAGTACACGATGGAATTCGCACTGATGGCCGATGGCGTTGCGCCCAAGGATGTGTACAAGGTGCTGGCAACCAAGGAAGGCCAAGACCGCGCCTTCAAGAAGCTCGACGAACTCAAACCCAGCATTCAGTGGTGGGAAGCCGGCGCCCAACCGCCGCAGTTCCTGGCCTCGGGCGACGTGGTCATGAGCTCGGCCTATAACGGCCGGATCGCCGCCGTGCAGAAAGAGAGCAACCTCAAGGTGGTGTGGAACGGCGGCATCTACGACTTCGATGCCTGGGCAATTCCAAAAGGCGCCAAGAACGTCGAAGAGGCGAAGAAGTTCATCGCCTACAGCGTTCAGCCCGAGCAGCAGAAAACCTACTCCGAGAACATCGCCTACGGCCCGGCCAATACCAAGGCCGTCAGCCTGCTGTCGGACGAGGTGAAGAAAGACATGCCGACCACGCCTGAGAACATTGCCAATCAGGTGCAGATCGACGTGGCCTTCTGGGCTGACAACAGCGAGCAGCTGGAACAACGCTTCAACGCCTGGGCGGCGAAGAAGTAA
- a CDS encoding ABC transporter permease, whose amino-acid sequence MAIAVPLNEGAGPSLKQRLKHAERVNRWKAQALIAPLALFLLLVFLVPIAALLYKSVGNPEVVAGLPRTVEAVSQWDGKSLPGEAVYKALSQDLAESRKNQTLGDLSKRLNMELAGYRSLLTKTARALPFKAEPASYKEALQTLDERWGDPAYWQAIRRNTSSVTSFYLLASLDHRIDDLGELAKATPDQAIYLDIFARTLWMGVVITAICLVLAYPLAYLLANLPARQSNLLMILVLLPFWTSILVRVAAWIVLLQSGGLINSALMAMGIIDEPLELVFNRTGVYISMVHILLPFMILPLYSVMKGISPSYMRAAISLGCHPFASFWRVYFPQTYAGVGAGCLLVFILAIGYYITPALLGSPNDQMVSYFVAFYTNTSINWGMATALGGLLLLATVLLYLIYSWLVGASRLRLS is encoded by the coding sequence ATGGCCATTGCAGTGCCCCTCAACGAAGGCGCAGGTCCAAGTCTCAAGCAGCGCCTCAAGCACGCCGAGCGGGTCAACCGCTGGAAGGCGCAGGCGTTGATCGCGCCGCTGGCGCTGTTCCTTCTGCTGGTGTTTCTGGTGCCGATCGCTGCGCTGTTGTACAAGAGCGTCGGCAACCCGGAGGTGGTCGCCGGCCTGCCGCGTACCGTCGAAGCGGTGTCGCAGTGGGATGGCAAGAGCTTGCCCGGTGAGGCGGTATACAAGGCACTGAGCCAGGACCTGGCTGAGTCGCGCAAGAACCAGACCCTGGGCGACCTCTCCAAGCGCCTGAACATGGAACTGGCGGGCTACCGCAGCCTGTTGACCAAGACCGCCCGAGCGTTGCCGTTCAAGGCTGAACCTGCCTCTTATAAAGAAGCACTGCAAACCCTCGATGAGCGTTGGGGCGACCCGGCCTACTGGCAGGCGATCCGCCGCAATACCAGCTCGGTCACCTCGTTCTACCTGCTGGCGTCGCTCGACCACCGTATCGATGACCTTGGCGAGCTGGCCAAGGCCACGCCTGACCAGGCCATTTACCTGGATATCTTTGCCCGCACCCTGTGGATGGGGGTGGTGATCACCGCCATCTGCCTGGTGCTGGCCTACCCGCTGGCGTACTTGCTGGCCAATCTCCCGGCCCGGCAGAGCAACCTGCTGATGATTCTGGTGCTATTGCCGTTCTGGACCTCGATCCTGGTGCGGGTGGCGGCGTGGATCGTGCTGCTGCAGTCGGGCGGGTTGATCAACAGTGCGCTGATGGCCATGGGCATCATCGATGAACCGCTGGAGCTGGTGTTCAACCGCACCGGTGTGTACATCTCGATGGTCCATATCCTGCTGCCGTTCATGATCCTGCCGCTGTACAGCGTGATGAAGGGCATTTCGCCCAGCTACATGCGTGCGGCCATCTCGCTGGGTTGCCACCCGTTCGCCAGCTTCTGGCGGGTGTACTTCCCGCAGACCTACGCCGGTGTTGGCGCGGGCTGCCTGCTGGTGTTCATCCTGGCGATTGGCTACTACATCACCCCGGCATTGCTGGGCAGCCCGAACGACCAGATGGTCAGCTACTTCGTGGCCTTCTATACCAACACCAGCATCAACTGGGGCATGGCGACCGCGCTGGGCGGGCTGCTGCTGCTGGCGACCGTGCTGTTGTACCTGATCTATAGCTGGCTGGTCGGCGCCAGCCGCCTGCGCCTGAGCTGA